TGCGGCTTTCACGAGGCGGCCCTGATGGCCCAGAGTGCCTTTGCCCGGGTGTTCCCCGACAAGAAGTACTCCCTGAAGTACACCACCGTCAACGGCGTCCAGGCCTTCTAATCCGCTTATTTCCTGATTCTGATTTTATTTAATTCTCGATAACTCATCCTCATGGAACTCGATCATATTTCATCCGCTGACCGTACCGACATCCTGGAATTGCAGGAGAAAATCGACGCGTTTCAGCACGGGCAGATTCCTGAAGACAAATTCAAGGCGTACCGACTGACGCGCGGCGTCTATGGCCAGCGGCAACTGGGCGTACAGATGTTTCGGACCAAGCTGCCCTACGGGCGCATCACGTCCCACCAACTGACGCGCCTCGCCGACATTTCGGAGCACTACACGAATGGCAACCTGCACCTGACCACGCGTCAGAACATCCAGTTGCACTTTGTAAAGCTAACCGACAGCCCCGCGATCTGGAAAGAGCTGGCGGAGGTAGGCGTTACGGCCCGCGAAGCCTGCGGCAACACCGTGCGGAATTTCACCGCGTCGGCTCACGCCGGCATCGATCCGGAAGAGGCGTTTGATGTATCGCCGTATGTAGAAGCGTCGTTCCGCTATTTCCTGCGTAACCCCATTTGCCAGGACATGGGCCGTAAGATCAAGATCGCCTTCTCGTCGAGCGAAGCCGATTCTGCCTTCACTTACTTCCACGATTTCGGGTTTATTCCGCGCGTCAAGCACGTCGGCGACCGCGAAATCCGGGGTTTCAAAGTGGTGATCGGCGGCGGTCTGGGCGCGCAGGCCATCATGGCCCAAACGGCGTATGAGTTTCTGGAAGAAGATCAGATCATTCCGTTGATGGAAGCGGGCCTGCGGGTATTTGACCGGTACGGCGAGCGGGCGAAGCGCCACAAAGCACGGATGAAGTTCTTGATCAAGGACATCGGGCTGGAGCGTTTCCTCGAACTGGTCGAGGAACAAAAACCTTCACTGAAACACAAGTCCTACAAAATTGATCGGCAGTTGGTGCCGACGGCCCTCCCGGCGCAGCGTCAGGCCATTCCGGAAGTAGCAATCGCCGACGAACAGAAATACCAGCAGTGGCTGGAGAGCAACGTCTATCGTCAAAAGCAAGCCGGTTTCTACGGCATTCAGTTGCGAGTGCCGCTGGGTAATGTGTCGGCCGAGCAGGCCCGCACGTTGGCCAAGCTGGTGAAAAACTACGCCGCCGACGACATCCGCATCACCATCAACCAGGGTTTGTTGCTGCGGTTTGTCCGCCCC
The sequence above is a segment of the Catalinimonas alkaloidigena genome. Coding sequences within it:
- a CDS encoding nitrite/sulfite reductase yields the protein MELDHISSADRTDILELQEKIDAFQHGQIPEDKFKAYRLTRGVYGQRQLGVQMFRTKLPYGRITSHQLTRLADISEHYTNGNLHLTTRQNIQLHFVKLTDSPAIWKELAEVGVTAREACGNTVRNFTASAHAGIDPEEAFDVSPYVEASFRYFLRNPICQDMGRKIKIAFSSSEADSAFTYFHDFGFIPRVKHVGDREIRGFKVVIGGGLGAQAIMAQTAYEFLEEDQIIPLMEAGLRVFDRYGERAKRHKARMKFLIKDIGLERFLELVEEQKPSLKHKSYKIDRQLVPTALPAQRQAIPEVAIADEQKYQQWLESNVYRQKQAGFYGIQLRVPLGNVSAEQARTLAKLVKNYAADDIRITINQGLLLRFVRPEALAYVYSELDKLGFADPGFDTLVDVTACPGTDTCNLAVTNSTGLTVELEKVIRQEYPELVGEPNLHIKISGCMNSCGQHMAANIGFHGSSIKKGGLVAPAMQVVLGGGVDPQGRGFIAEKIVKVPTKRIPEVIRRLLDGFQEDRQGGEYFNDYFQRLGKMHFYHLLKPLAELDVQDEEAFRDWGEEALFQPEIGTGECAGISYDVVGGILGDAEEKLVRAEKTLAEQSWAEALYYAYTSLVIGAKGLLLAKDVSCNTQKGILQDFDAHYVQQGEFVLPGSASNFEAFAERISQHEPEEAFARQYVSDARAFLEHTQEVRQRQLDKTVINHYYKA